The nucleotide window TTGAATATATAGGAGAAAATTTAAAAAAAATAGACAAGTTACCTCTAAGTTCTCAAGTCAAGAAGGAGCGTATACTATCATTTCTAGAAGAGACAAGAGAAGGCTTGTTAACAGGTAAACTGGAGATTTTATATCAAGATTAATGAAATGAGGGGAATGTCGTTGAAAATATGGAAAATGACTAATGCAGTTGATACTAAAGAGCTCGATGTTGTCAAAGAAAGAGGGTTAATGGATAATATTGGTAAAGGTATCTCTCTCGGTAATCAATGGACAACACTAGAAATGAAGCATACTTATGGAGAAGACAACACTGATATTTACGGAATCACTAGTCAGCTAGCAGATATGGTTATCAACGCTCGGGCAATAGAAGCTTTAAAAGATTATCTAGTAAATAAGGTAGAGCTTTTACCAGTAGAATATAATAACGAAGAATATTATGTAATGAATGTTATAAATATTCTAGATTGTATTGATAAAAACAGTTCTATTGCCGACAAGTACGGGGGATTTAAAAATTATATTTTTATAGAAGAAGAAATTAACAACGAACATATATTCAAGACAATATCATACGATTATGAGCTAACGGAGCTCCCGATTATTTCGAGTCAAACGTTTGTTTCCGATGAGTTCAAACAACGCGTCGAAGAGGCAGGGTTACAGGGATTTCGCTTTCGTTTAGCTTGGTCAAGCGAACCCGAAGTATACGTGGAACGCAATCCACGGATTCGAGTAACGGATCGTCAGGATGCGGAGACACATATCAGTACATTCTATGGACCTATTCAGCATATGATTCCAGCCGATTCGAATGATGCGGGCGACCCGGAAATCTATATAACCGAACCGACTGTTGCTGTACCATATCAAACGCTAGTTTCATTTGGGAACAGTTACTTCCGGGGGATGACGCCAGCTTCACTGGATACCGGATATGCAGAAATAGTCATGCATCTGCCGGCGAATGCGCAGTTGACGAAAGAAAACTGGGAGAATCGCCCTTTTGGGTGGGTCGTACCTATGATGCGACACTTTGTGAAAGAGATCATGCAACGTGGCTATTATACAGGACAGTGGCTTGTCTTCCCTAACCAAAGTGAAGAGGACCTGGCGGACACCTATCAGGAGATGTTTAGTGAGACAGGAGTACCGGCACATACACAAATCCTGGCGTACGACGATAGTACCTCCTATTGTGGAGTGATGATTGTCCCGCCGCTGCCGCAATGTGCGGAAGCGTTAACCATGCCTTACCGGGATGCAGGCAAGGAGATGGAGGGCGAATGGCCGATTTACTTCCATACGTTGTTGCCATTGTATCGGGAGGAGATCATACACTTTTTTGAACAGGGCCGGGATGCGCTGATCAGCAAGCTAATGGTCAATGGTGTGGAGGCAGTATATCAGTGGGATCGGAAAAATAGTTGCCTGTAGGCAAGTGAGTCCAGGTTTGAGAATATAAATTAGTAGCTCCCAAACATAACAGATTGATCTCGGTCAAAGGGCCAATGGGATCAATCTGTTTTATTATAATATCCTGTATACTGCGAAAGGAAAATTACAGAAGATTTACATACGGACGATGACAGATCATGCAACGGGTGTGATCGAAGAGGGAAAAATTTGTTCACGGCAAAAGAATCTTTTGATTAATCAAGTTGGAAGAGTTGAGAGAATTAACATGATATTGCAATCTGGTGTGCACATATACACATTCAATATGAGACTTTCTACATATTCAAAATATTCCATAAAATTCCGATTTATATGAGTGCGCTATAAACAATATCTTTTTAGGGAGGAAGAAGATTTTTCTAGCGATTGTCTGCCCAATACATAGTGTAATCAAGGAGTGGAAGAATGTTGTATCAGACTGAGCAAGAACACTGTCCGGAATGCGGACATCAGATGGAGATAAATCCAGCGTATATGACCTGGTGCGTGAATTGTAACTGGAACATTTACGGAGAAGGGGATCAAGGGAGAGAATCTGCATCTGAAAAATTGAACAAAGAATCGGGGGAGTATTCCTCTGATAGATTGCTTGAAGCATTCAAGTATAGTATAGATCGAAGTCTCCCCTTCACCAAACAGAGTGTATTTACCTATTCGATTGCGCTTCTCGTTCATTTTTCAACATTAGCCATCTTGGGCGTGGCA belongs to Paenibacillus sp. FSL H8-0079 and includes:
- a CDS encoding suppressor of fused domain protein, with protein sequence MKIWKMTNAVDTKELDVVKERGLMDNIGKGISLGNQWTTLEMKHTYGEDNTDIYGITSQLADMVINARAIEALKDYLVNKVELLPVEYNNEEYYVMNVINILDCIDKNSSIADKYGGFKNYIFIEEEINNEHIFKTISYDYELTELPIISSQTFVSDEFKQRVEEAGLQGFRFRLAWSSEPEVYVERNPRIRVTDRQDAETHISTFYGPIQHMIPADSNDAGDPEIYITEPTVAVPYQTLVSFGNSYFRGMTPASLDTGYAEIVMHLPANAQLTKENWENRPFGWVVPMMRHFVKEIMQRGYYTGQWLVFPNQSEEDLADTYQEMFSETGVPAHTQILAYDDSTSYCGVMIVPPLPQCAEALTMPYRDAGKEMEGEWPIYFHTLLPLYREEIIHFFEQGRDALISKLMVNGVEAVYQWDRKNSCL